aaaggtaagAGCCAAGACAGCATCACGTTCCAGTAAGTCTAATAATTTATTTGTTCAATAGGAAAACCAGCACCATAGAAAACATTTACCCATATAAAAATGACATACATATACAACAGACACCAGACAACCACTGCTCAGTCCTCCAGAAACATTAGGAAGTGACCTGAAAGACGAAGGCAGCGTCTGTTTAAAGTGCACCGAGTGAAAATCTGATTATTTCATGACAGAAATGCTCATTATTATTCTGCCCCTCTGCTTCATTTCCCAGAGAAGCTTCTGGACAACCTGATAAAAACACAGGTCCaggagacaacacacacacacacacacacacacacacacacacacacacacacacagtatgaacCTAAACAGTCAAACTGGGGGAAAAGAAGTCACATAGTTTTACCCTGAAACACCAGAAATATAGAAAGTAACAGACAGCATGTAAAATACATGATTCACTCTGAGGTCTTAAATATATATTAGAGGTGTTACATTTCTCACATCAGTACATCATTACAGCATTTTTATAAAAACTAGAGCTTCAGCTTTCAGttgtaaaaaaacaagacaaagatgATAAAgttcaaacctgcagagacagattTGACTCGTAGTGGTCGCATCAAAAAGACACTGTTTCAGATAAACACAGATTATCGCTCCTTCGCTTCCTCTCTCTGGTTTCAACTATCAAAAACTCACAGTTCTCGTCGGTAAAGCTAACGGGCTTTTCGGCAAAGAGCAGCTTTCAGTCATCCCTCACAATCAAAGGAGAGTTAGCATTCATTAACGTTAGCATGCCCATATGTACGCTGAGAGTGTTACTGGCTGCTGTTgtcattcctcctgttcatactggctGTGAAGAGGTGAAGCTGAAGCTAATCTGAGGCTTTAAAATGCCAGTACAGACAGGAGGAACTCTTTAAACGTACATATGACACCTGAGTGTTAAAGTCATATTATAGGATTTCTGTGgtcaatgtgtttttaaatgtgctgttaaTAGTCTTAGTAATGTGATAACTTTGcattaaagggatagtttgggTTTGGAGATGAACAGGGTgagcagcaaaacacatttagCCACCTAAAGAAATCTGTATCACTTTATATTATGATTATTTTCACTTGTCATCAGGCTGATAATCTCTCTCTCCAAGGCCACAGTCCaaaccagactcctttgacaaaaacagtcattttacctTGCAGAACAGGTGAGTTGCTGGTCTACTGCTGCCTCTGTCGGTTAGTTTGTCTGCGTTATtgtgtgatttcagtgtttcaatTTGATAGTTAGGATTTAGCAAAGTCACACAATGCCACAAACAAACTAACCAATCAAAGCAGCAATAgaccagcagctcctgtgtTCTGCAGAGTAAAATGACTGGTTTTGTGAAAGGAGTCTGGTTTGGACGGTGGCTTTGGGCGGAGTGATGTAATAGCTTCAGTCCTGACAGAAAGGtgaagctgtgaaaatattttaaatataatgAAGACTTCTTGGTGGCTAAAATAcacttttgctgctgctgctcctccacgtTGGAGCACatcaaaaaaatccaaactgtcCCTTTCATCTGTAAAGCTAAATGTACAGTCCGTCTTCCAGCAGCACGCTGGATCGCGTTCGAGATCCTCGCCGGCTGTGTCCGtgctccctgtctctctcctcacctcctctcctctgctggtccctcctctgactctctccatcctctctcctcttccccctctcctcctcctccgccctctCAAATTGCCTCCTCGCACTCTCAATCCTGCTCCCTCGTTTctcgtctctctccctctggtcATCATGCGGGGCTGCTCCTCTCCTGTagtgactcctctcctctctctccgaATGCTCCCTCCTCGACGCCGCTCCGTGACTCCGATGCGAATCCtccctcgctgtctctctcttagCCTCTTGTCCTCCCTtgccttctctcttctcctctctgctttttgccATCTCAGCTCTCCAGtccctcactcctctctcctcctccatcctccggCTCCCCGtcctgtcactgtgtttgctgctgcctCTTTCCTCATCGTGTTTgctccctccttcactcctgtggagtctgtctttgtcactcctgctgctgtgcctcCTCGTGCTCCcgctttcctcctccttctctttgttcatcactctctcctcgtctctcctgctctgactcttttcactttctctctctgtcttgacCCTCTCAGAACTTGCTTTTCCAGCCCAGTCCTCCTTTTTTGAGTCACCTGATCTGCTCTTAACGCCCTCTTTTCCCTTCTcgtctgtctttttatttgctccGCTGTCTCTCGTtgtgtctctctcgctctcgtcCTTTTCTTTTGAAGCTGTAATTCGGTTCTCGGTGTCTTTGtccttcttctttcctttctgagATTGTTCCTTTAAAACTTCCTCTTTGACCTCTTTGACCGTCccatttttctgctctttttccaCATCAGGGATCTCAAACTTGCTTTCTCCTTCACcctttttccccttcttttcctctttcttagcatctttttctcctgtttcctctaccttcttcttttcctgtggctctcctttttccttaacgctcttctcctcctttttctcagGCTTATTTTTCAAGTTTTCCTTCTCCGTCTCTTTACTCTTCTTCTGCCCCTCCTCGACCTTCCTGTCGAGTTTCTCCTCCAGGATGTCCAGCTCCTTTTCCAGCTCGGCCAGCTTCTTCGGATCCGACTCCAAATCGTCGtcaacctccacctccacctcctcaatCTCCTCGTACTCCTCCACCTCGATGCCGTCCATGGTCTTCTGCAGCTGCGTCTTCACCTTGTTCAGCTCCAGGAGGCCGTCTTGAAGTTCTTTACAGACGTCCCGGATCTTTTTGGCAAACTTAGTTTTGGCGCCCTTGCGGAGCTCGTGGGAGTCTTTGGCGAGGAAGAAAACATCCAGAGCCAGGAAGAGGGCCGACATGACACCTGTGGTGACGCTGATGGCCTGGGCGGCTTTGGCGGCGCCTCCTGCAGCGCCCAAAACCTGCACGGTGCTGATGAGCTTATCGGTGTTGATCATCAGGGCTTTTCCGGCGCGGCCGCCCTCCTTCATCACGTGCTTGAGGTTGTGGTTCAGAGCCTTTTTGGCAGCGCTTTCTGAGTATTTCTCAAAGTCCCACTCCTGCAGGGTGTCCATACCGGCCTACAAGAGgcacagagacaaaagaggaggtgagaagtcaattttatttatacagcaccaAATCACGTAAGTTGTCtgaggacactttccatattaTCCATATATGTGATTTATGTACATATTGATAACAACTGTGGCTGAAAGGAGAAATCTTCAATAAATTCATCTGCAGGGACTCTACTGAGGTTTTCCTGTGGTTTTTGGTCAGTACATTACTCGTTTTCAAGGATTTCTGTGCGGCTGATTTACTCACAAATCCAATATATTGATTTTCTCTTGCTCTGGTTTTcacaacttcacctcaataTGGACTCAAACTGGCCTTAAACTGGCCTTATTTTCCTAAACACACTTTGAAAGGTGACATTTCTGAGTTTACTGCTATCTTTTAGTTTAGTGCTGAAACTTTTATCAGTTGATTACTTGCTGTTGAGGACTTACATTCAAACTGCATCTGCTTCTCTCAACAGCATCAAGTATAGTTTAGGACGTGTCTGATGAGCCAAACTTCCCTATCCGATCATATCTGACTATAATCGACCTCTGTCTGTCAGTACACGCTCACGTAAACACTGGATATGTGTAACACCTGAGGTTCCTCACCTGCACGAACTCCAGACACTCTCTGATGTCTTTGATCTCCTCCTGGTAGCTCTGGATCATCTTCTCCAGCTTCTTTCGGTCCATGTTGGAGTGAACTGTATCTGTGATATTGGCTGTCGCTGAGGCGATGCTGCCCGCCGTCGCCACACTGATGCCCACCGCCGTGACAATGATGGAGGCGCCGAACGTGAACGGCGCCAGGATGAGCCCCGTGATTGTTGCCACGCTGCCTGCGACGCTGGCCACGCCTCCACCCACCGCAGCCGTCACCGTTTTCTTGTGGAACTGATCCGCAGCGTCGGCCAGAGCCAAAAGCTCCAGGATGCGATGCTGTAAGGACGCCCCCCGCTGGTTGAAAAGACGCACAAACAGACGAGCTGCCATGTAGACTCGATCAGCCGCCTGCTCCATCGCCCTGGAGAGACACGAGTAAAGGCGTGAGACTCACGAGACGCAGTTTAAAGGTATGTTTAAAATTTGGGGGACAAAGCAAAACATGGAGTCttaatatatttacatttattatctGAACCCTAAAGCTGACAAATACAGAACAACGTGTTTCTGCAGGGTTCAGCAAGATGAATGTAAGACTTTTTAAGCATGAACTAGACTTacatctcctcctcatcctcctggaAATTGGATGTCTCGTTCCACTCTGCCCAGCCTGGAAACCAGCAGCCAAAACAACACAGTTAGTTTAACGAGCAAATacataaaacagtgttttgagcagctcagcaaacaaacagtccaaacagACGAAAGGTGAAAACAATCATACCAACCTTTGACTGTGTTCCACCACTCCATCAACTCGTCACTTTCCTGAAAACAGACAgtgtaataatattaataatacttattattatttatttgtttgcaaCAATATCTAATTTTGTCTCTCGTTGTGGACTAAATGAGCCAAACTCCAGGCGTGAAAGTGCCCAAGAAACACACCTCCTGAAGTTCATTGGGGTTGTCTTCAGAGGGGTAAGCAGCCATCTCCACAGGCTGGACCTCCACTGAGctctcctgaaaacacacaatgacacaaaCTTCAGTGTGAAGAGTTAGCATCCCTCTGTGTGCCTGTTGGCATCCCATAAACCATCACCGGCTGACTGTCGGTACGGTTTTATATAGCTGACGTACAGCAAAGGGTTTCTTCTCCGCGTGTGTTCACCGTCACACACATCACTCGTGATCACTTCAAACTAAGCTAACTAAAAGCTAAATGCTGACTTGTGACCGCTTCACAGGCTGTAGATGTGGAGTGGTGACTGGTACTAAAGGCTGTGctttacaaaagaaacacacaattaAATGACTGTAACTGAATCACACTACcaataatattaaaaacaccCATAATGCTTTGAGTatgttgctgtttgtgcagGCTGAGACTCTTATGAGCAGCGCTGAGCTCTGCATTTGTAAGATTTTAATAACTGGCTGATGAAACAAGGCATTAACACACAGATGTTCAGTGAAGATCTGGTCTCAGTTTGACTTTTGATTGGATGTTTGTGAACCCCACTAAATGTTTTCCTGTATGTCTGCGTTATAATATCACGTTACCTGAGCTGGGCTCATGTCCTGCAGCTCAACAGTCTCCTCAATAATGGGCATCTGGTCTGAActctgcgggggggggggggataattAATGTCATTAGAGAAATTTAGCACATTTTAATAGTAAAAAACAGTGAACAAGTAAAGGAAATGTGAATAAAGAAAGAGGatgagtcatgtttctgtgtggagcTTCAGATCTCTCTGTGGTGACGCAGTCAGAGAACAGGGTCGAGGTGTAAAACAGCGCAGTGAGTATTAGCTGAGGATCAGCTGGAAGAGCTCAGCACTTACCTGAGAAGTTAAACTTATCTTCGGTATTTTGGGAAGAGTTGTCTTGACTCGGAATGACACGACCTGAGAAAAGAAACGAGAGGAGAAGGGTTCGCCGATGAGGAAAGACCTTTAACACGATCGTGCTGAAAATCAAGCACTGTTCAATGACTAAACTCAGATTCGAGCATATTCCTACTGCAACCTTGAAAACATAACGGTTAAAATGAGGCATTTTCCAAACTTCCACGACTGTGAAGACGAGCTGCGTTTAACGAGGACAGCAGCCAACTCACCCGTCTTTTTTTCTTGATGGTTCTCCTGCGTCTCAGCCCGCCTCCTTCCGGGGCCTCCGTGTCCTCACTCTCCTGCAAAAGAAGGCCGAGATTGGCAGCAGAGATAAATGTTTAACAGCTGCGCAGACGCAAGATTCAGGATTTATAGAGATCAGTTAATGTGCTCAAAATGATAGCTCTCTGCATTTATACCTATTACCAGCATCACGTCACATCACACTGCTAACTGTGTTCTTTATTTGTGTTGAAGAATACTTCCACTGTGATACCGCTCCTCTCACTTGGTCTATCGCTCTCTACAATCGTACCTGATGTTCAAGTGTTTTGGGCGTCCTCCTGAAAATTCCACCAAaccctcctttcttctcctgttaaacagataaaacatgaagCATTCATTTAAAGTCCAAATGAGCTGATACAGATAATAACACACTCTACAAGACTCACCTTTGAGGCACCCACAGCTTCCAACAGATTATCCTGACTAGTAAACAGTTGACCAAGATCCtcctgcaaaataaaatgaaataaatttcagtgtttggagtcactgacactgaaacatttGGGTCAAAGCTCAAAAACCAACTCGGATGTTTGAAAGTAAATGCAAAGCAGTAAATAACGGCACTGACAATCTGTTTCATATGTTTGCTGGCAGAGAATCGACAGAGACGAAGGCTCAGCACGCTGAGCTTCAAATGCTCTTTCAACATCTGTTTTCTATTGTCAGGAAACAGATGTTAAACCCGAGCCAAACAAACACGAGATCTGATCGCGGCTCACTGCATGTTGAGCGGCAGCGGCTTCGCTGAGGTTTGAAACGAGTGACGACAGACAACAAGAGTTTGTCGTATTAAAGTACAGCCGCAGAGCAGCTGTTGCTGGATGTGAATGAGCTGCAAACTTTAAATTTATGCTTGTAACACATGAAGAAAGTGGGAAAAACAACCCTAAACTAGATTATTAATGTGGCTGCTGAATGGACGCTGATGCTACGCAGGGCCTCAACATCGTGTTTGGAGGATAAAGTCAGCAAATTCGAATAAAATACAGATTTAATTTATCCCTTGTGAATGCACCACTTAAAGCACAGACGTGGCGGCTAATGTCTAAATCACGAGGTCTCCTGGTAGCACTGGTCCAACAGGGTTTAAGTGTGCAGAGCCTTCCTTTCTCTAGCTGTCTGTTCTGAGTGGAGTCAACAAGTGCACCTACAGAGTTCAGGTCTCACCTCAGCGGTTTCTACGAGGCTGTCGCAGCTGGCGGACAGCTCCTGTGAGTCGCTCAGCGGATCCTGGAAGACAAAACCgagcttttttttccaacttGCTGAAGGTTATTTCTGAAGGTTTTTACCACAAAAAAATTTAATGAGATCAAACACAGTGAGCTCCTCTGTTCACCTTTGTAGCGATGGATCGTGGAGCTGGTTTGGGAGACTTCTTGAAGATCCCTGCCAGTCCTCCAGTTTTCTCCTGAAACGGACGAAACATCCACACGTAAACAATCAATCATCAGCGgcagaacagagaaaaacaggctgtgtgtgaTCGGCGGACATCGTTTTCACCTTTGATGTGGTCGCTTCTAACAGATTTTCACAACTGGAAGAGAACATCTGATCGTCACCGACGTTTAATTCCTGAACGGAAAATGAAACATAAGAACGAGCAAAACTAGATCAAAGTATAAAGAATAAactgaaggagtgaaggagtcGTTACTGCACCTCGTCTGCTGTCGTCCCCTCTGCTGGTTTGGGAGTCTTCTTGAACATGCCACTGAAAATACTTTTCTCCTGAAAACAGACATTGAACACagttaaaaatacaaaaacagcactggcatgttgaaatgttcattttctaAGTGCAGATTGAACCAAGAATAAACTAAAGAAGCTTAAAATattctaaaatgtgttttttaatgtacatGAGAGAGTCTGCTGGAGGTTTAAGTGaatttaattaaacatttattaatattttccGGCGCCGAGTTTCTCTTTCTGGTTCGAACCAACATTTCTGCTCACTGTAccttggtggtggtgttgttttcagacagactgTCGTTACTCGCCGTCAGCTCCTTCTGGTCGTCTTTGTCctgaaaaaagcagaaatggaCGTTGTATTAATGCGGACGATAACCACAGACTGTGAAGCTCCCAGCCTAACGTGAAActggcctcacacacactcacctctgcagctgcttcatctCCAGACGCTTTGggtgttttcttcctctgaagtCCGCTGAACAGCCCGCCTTTCTCCTGATGTAAGAGCAGAGATTAAAGCCTTTAACACGGTTTCATGTCATTCATGTCAAAGTTATCCTCAGGTGTGACGGAGGGCGCACGGGGCTGACGCTCACCTCATCGAAAAGGTTATCGATGCTGGAGGACCTTTTGAAGATGCCAGCCAGGCCTCCTTTTTTCTCCTGAAACacagatttttgtcatttttctcgAGCGaacacattcagaaacaaaacgtgacagcagcacacagagaaagacagagaagaagagggtttCTTTTGACGCTGAGGTACCTTCGGGGCGACGGCGTCGGACAGATTCTCACAGCTGCCAGATAACCGATTTTCActgttctcctccagctcctgcattCAGAGCAGAAGACAGTAAAAATCCACCGCACTTACTGAAATAACACTGATTTAATGGACCGGATCAAATCTCAGTACCTTGTCTGCTGCAGCgccctctgctgctttctgcgGCTTCTTAAACATGTTGCTAAAGATATTTTTCTCCTGAAAGAGAGCTGGGTGTCAGTGAACGCTCCCTCAGAACATGTTTACCTGGAGCTTTTTTCTGCGCTGTGCTGCTCACCTTGGTGCTGTTGGCCTCAGACAGGTCGTCGTTGCTGGCCGACAGCTCTCTCTGAGCCTCTCTGTCCTGGAACAGGCCAGTCGATGTTTTATGAAACAGTGGAATTTGTGTGCAGTTTTGGAAACTGATCTCACGTCCTGTAAAGACCAACTCACCTGcaactctgtcttttctccagACGCTTTGGGAGTCTTTTTCAAGAGTCCGCCGAGCAGCCGTCCACCTTTCTCCtgatgagacagacaggaaaaaagctTCAGGATGAGCTGCAAGAGTGTGAAGCATTTACAAAACAAAGCCATCAATCGTCTTAAACTCGCTGACCTGTTTGTTCTCACACAGATTTTCGCTGCTGGTTGAGAGCTCTTTGTCAGGAGACTCGTCCTGTAAGAAGTGATTAAAGGTTTTTTGTTAGTATATACTAATAACAGACAGTCATGGGACACATGTGCCACATTCTCAGTGCAGACGatcatgtgaaaatgttaaaaaatgcaCAACCTTAAGATATCTTTTACATCAAATACTGAATCTGCACCGACGTGTAATCACTTGAGCTTTTGTTCCTAATTTGAATGGAAATCTGTCAGTGAGTTTTCAGGTATGATGCCAACAAACAGTTAATGTGGCTTTAAACTGTAAACAGATTCCACTGAAACAGCTCGATGCTGCTGTAAATGACAGTTTTACCTCCTCGGGTTGAGCAGCTTCTGCAGGTTTTGGAGCCTTCTTGAATATTCCACTAAATATTCCTCCTTtttcctgaaacacacatgttcatgcaGTGGGTGTGTGGGGTCTCTTCAGCTGAAGTTTTTCAGGACCGTTTTCTGAATGatgcagagaagaaaaactcaCCTTGGCGCTGCTCTCAGACGGAGCTTCACTGCTGCCTGACAGCTCATCGGCAGGAGGCTGTTTGTCCTGAGGAAAGACGAAAACAGTCAGAGCCACAGTGAGTTTCATCATTAACAGTGAGCCCAGCTCCCTGACTGCTCTTTTACACCTGAGATTAAAGGGAACTACCTATGAGACACCTGTTAAAGAATATTAAAGGAGGACTGGATGGGAccagacaaacagaggacatGTCTTACTTCCTCTGTGGGTGGACCGTCTGCAAGTCTGGTCGACTTCTTGAATATTCCACTGAAGGCGCCTCCTTTCTcctgaaacacagtcatttaTTTTACACATCATAGTTAAATTCACTCTTCCAGACGTAGAACGTATGTGGAAACACATGGAGACACATGTCACACTACTACAATCAGAAAGACGACAACgaattaaagaagaagaaatacagaAGATGTACACAATGACATCAAATCTTCCTTTTACAGCAAAAGCTGACCTTCGTGTTGGCAGCCTCAGACAGACTGTCGTTACTGGCTGACAGATCCTTCTGTGCCGACAGATTCTCCTGAAATAGAAGAATAAAAGAATGAGAATaaaacagtgagaaacagagagcagctcCAGGAAACAGCAGATGCTTCAACACTTCAGTGTCACATTCAAGAACCTCCATCGTACTGGCTGCGCTGCATGTGGTCATGCTCACATGCAGTTTCTTTTTACTCTAGAGGGCCTTTCTGCATTTGTCTCTAATTTTGTGGCCACCGCAGGTTCCCCTTCTCTACTCCGACTGCAGCCTCACCGCTAAATCCTACAGACTGGACCCTTAATGCCAAAAGGCCTGCTATGCTTGGATtatgaaaaacaataattagGGATCCTACATATTTAAGAGCTGATTTTTAcctcacaaaaataaaaataaatggtgatttatttatattttttaaaattaagttTAGCAGAAGCATCTGAGCCAAATCAAACCTTGTAGCGGGCCAACTTTGACCCACGAGCCCCACTTTGGGCAGCCCTGGTCTACATGAAACCTGCTCGTGTTTGAGGAGCCGTACCTCTCCAGCCGCTTTGGGAGTCTTTCTCCAGAGGCCGCCGAACAAACTGCCTTTCTCctacagagagcagaaaacacgTTGAGGCAAACCGACGACTTCTTTTCTTTATATTCAGCATCAGGAGGccgatcctcctcctcctcctcctcctcctcctccagagctgcagaTATTCTTCCATCATGAGGACTCACCTTGTTCTCCGACAGGCTGTCGGTGCTGACAGAGAGCTCGCCGTGTAACGACTCTGcgccctgaacacaacacaagcaACACAAGAGTTAATCGACCTGTGAGAGCATGAAGACTGAAGACAGGAAGGCTGAGGAGCCACAATTCAGACTGTAGATAAGAACaaaattcaaggtacttgtactttactagAGTACTAGAAATGTAAATTTACTCCACTAGATTTGTCTGAgagctttagttacttttcagacgACTTTATCTGATCTGCAGATGCTCAGTATATAAACCTTTACCTCCTCCAGTCGGGGTTTCTCTGGCAGTTTGGGAGATTTCTTGAACATGCCGCTGAAAACGCCTCCTTTCTCCTGataacatgaagaagagaagaacTCGCCATCaaaaaatcttttctttctttcagttattgGTACAGGAAAtacaggaaggaggaaagaaataaTGTAAAGCTAGAAATCAGCTTCCATTAACACGTCAGGCTCGAAGTCGGTGTTGGTCTGTGGTGTTAGCAGGTAAAGAGGAGCGTTCAAAGTGAGTGTAAGAGTCAGCCTCCTCCTTAGCTCAGTCACTCTGGGTTCCTTACGTTCATGCTGTTGTTCTCAGGCAGAGCCTCTTTACTGTCTGATGGGTCCGtttgcagctgctgtttatCCTGAAACAAACATAAACGACAAAGTCTCAGTGgtttgacaggaagtgaagacccCCGCCGGTGACCACTTTGACCCTGATGACTCTGATCTTTTCAGGTACTCACAGGCTGAActccatctgtttgttttgttactgAGCATCTAAAATGCGTGCAAAGCCGTTTTTTTACCTGCCCAGGTGTTCCCTCTCCAGGAATCTTGGGAGACTTTCGGAGGATCCCGCTGAAAAATCCTCCTTTCTCCTGGTGACATCAGGCAGATTTGCACGGTCAGTGACTGCTGCACGGTGATAACGCCGACCATGCTGCTGTTATACGAACACTTGTGAGCTCACCTTTGAGTTTTCAGACAGATTGTCATTACTGCCCGACAGACCGTCATGTAGAGACTGTTGGtcctgcaacacaacacaagctGGTTCAGTGTGAGTGTGGATTAAACTGATGAGATTATTTATCTGGTTGACTTGTTTTCGGCTCCATCACCTCGTCAGTCTGAGCCGCTTCTGTCGGTTTCGGAGACTTCCTGAACATCCCGCTGAATATTCCTCCTTTttcctgagacagacagaagcgCACGTTCAGTTACGGAGGATTTACTGTGGTCAAGGTCGGGTCAGTGAGGAGTCTGTGTGTACGCTGTCATTAAAGATCCGTTTGGGACGGTGACACAGAGCTGCTCACCTTGTTTTCAGACAGGCTGTCACTGCTGGCAGACAGCTCGCTGCTAACACTCAGATTCTCCTGAAACACCAGCAGGAagcaagagacacacacagtgaaatgaaaaacaccaacattaacttttcagttgtgttttaaGGAGGAAGAAGCCACTTTCTGTCcctcacctgtgcaggtgtctCATCTGGTGCTTTATTGGGTTTTTTAAGGATGCCGGAGAAGAAGCCTCCTTTTTCCTGCAAAagatttctgtttgtgatgatacaaataaagaaaacaggagaCGCGCCACCTTAAAGTGGCTGGGATGTTCACACACAGGAAGCTTATCTGACTGACTTTTTGTGTGAGCGACACCTGAAGTGATTACAGTttgagctctgtgctgctgacgAGGTCAAACCGACTGACTGCAGACACTGATTACTGAATCCGCTCAGAGATCTGCTGATAGCGACACATAGCAGGGGCCTGGATCCATccttaaagcccccccccccccactccaaATGTTCTTATGTTtgagaagagaaataaaaaaaagacctaCGTGGGATTGTTCAGAGGCTTTCTCTTCTGCCTCTTCTGCATCTTCAGGGTCACCGTCTGCT
The Chaetodon auriga isolate fChaAug3 chromosome 12, fChaAug3.hap1, whole genome shotgun sequence genome window above contains:
- the LOC143329835 gene encoding uncharacterized protein LOC143329835 — protein: MEACMMKPEVKKKPKPPKPPPKPAERQRNDPERPAPLVPPRPADSELSQTQYRMKRAAMNNEAKGNLIQTETKDKPTESPVVPPRPTEKELNATTRYSERRRVQAEDTRTTRENDQSEVSKDEADFKQSDPTVPTGMFRRSQKDKTPSFTSYLIDGCADEEKSEDVPAKQAPGSKPSALKGVMKGLQFKSSPKASVEPSPDRVTEDAGAEKEQPAEKNKQEKNAEPKQDFGGLIAGMFRKTPKEKTPSPALTVSKADGDPEDAEEAEEKASEQSHEKGGFFSGILKKPNKAPDETPAQENLSVSSELSASSDSLSENKEKGGIFSGMFRKSPKPTEAAQTDEDQQSLHDGLSGSNDNLSENSKEKGGFFSGILRKSPKIPGEGTPGQDKQQLQTDPSDSKEALPENNSMNEKGGVFSGMFKKSPKLPEKPRLEEGAESLHGELSVSTDSLSENKEKGSLFGGLWRKTPKAAGEENLSAQKDLSASNDSLSEAANTKEKGGAFSGIFKKSTRLADGPPTEEDKQPPADELSGSSEAPSESSAKEKGGIFSGIFKKAPKPAEAAQPEEDESPDKELSTSSENLCENKQEKGGRLLGGLLKKTPKASGEKTELQDREAQRELSASNDDLSEANSTKEKNIFSNMFKKPQKAAEGAAADKELEENSENRLSGSCENLSDAVAPKEKKGGLAGIFKRSSSIDNLFDEEKGGLFSGLQRKKTPKASGDEAAAEDKDDQKELTASNDSLSENNTTTKEKSIFSGMFKKTPKPAEGTTADEELNVGDDQMFSSSCENLLEATTSKEKTGGLAGIFKKSPKPAPRSIATKDPLSDSQELSASCDSLVETAEEDLGQLFTSQDNLLEAVGASKEKKGGFGGIFRRTPKTLEHQESEDTEAPEGGGLRRRRTIKKKRRVVSFRVKTTLPKIPKISLTSQSSDQMPIIEETVELQDMSPAQESSVEVQPVEMAAYPSEDNPNELQEESDELMEWWNTVKGWAEWNETSNFQEDEEEMAMEQAADRVYMAARLFVRLFNQRGASLQHRILELLALADAADQFHKKTVTAAVGGGVASVAGSVATITGLILAPFTFGASIIVTAVGISVATAGSIASATANITDTVHSNMDRKKLEKMIQSYQEEIKDIRECLEFVQAGMDTLQEWDFEKYSESAAKKALNHNLKHVMKEGGRAGKALMINTDKLISTVQVLGAAGGAAKAAQAISVTTGVMSALFLALDVFFLAKDSHELRKGAKTKFAKKIRDVCKELQDGLLELNKVKTQLQKTMDGIEVEEYEEIEEVEVEVDDDLESDPKKLAELEKELDILEEKLDRKVEEGQKKSKETEKENLKNKPEKKEEKSVKEKGEPQEKKKVEETGEKDAKKEEKKGKKGEGESKFEIPDVEKEQKNGTVKEVKEEVLKEQSQKGKKKDKDTENRITASKEKDESERDTTRDSGANKKTDEKGKEGVKSRSGDSKKEDWAGKASSERVKTERESEKSQSRRDEERVMNKEKEEESGSTRRHSSRSDKDRLHRSEGGSKHDEERGSSKHSDRTGSRRMEEERGVRDWRAEMAKSREEKREGKGGQEAKRETAREDSHRSHGAASRREHSEREERSHYRRGAAPHDDQRERDEKRGSRIESARRQFERAEEEERGKRREDGESQRRDQQRRGGEERDREHGHSRRGSRTRSSVLLEDGLYI